A genomic stretch from Colwellia sp. Arc7-635 includes:
- a CDS encoding trypsin-like peptidase domain-containing protein: MFAVVLLLLVPELREKNILPWQVFNSANEKPQPLSYAKAVRSAGPAVVNIYSEDIQVNPTYGRQSRKVTLGSGVIMHSQGYILTNYHVVQSADLIVVVLQRGQELHAELIGYDVLTDLAVLKVQANNLPVIPQNNALTAQVGDVVLAIGNPLNLGQTVTQGIVSATGQSGLSTSYLQFLQMDAAINEGNSGGALINSNGELVGINSRKFTQANPNLNIQGIFFAVPYQLAHKIMLKIIEHGRVIRGWLGVEANDSLTSLKGFVIGNVTPYSPAMKAGLQSGDLVYQIGSMQLQNAKQGLDVVAEAAPGSVLSFMVSRDNQQLTIPVTIAEVPKSLESLPEN; encoded by the coding sequence ATGTTTGCCGTAGTCCTACTATTATTAGTACCTGAACTACGTGAAAAAAATATCCTTCCTTGGCAAGTATTTAACTCCGCCAACGAAAAGCCACAACCATTATCCTATGCAAAAGCAGTGCGTTCAGCCGGCCCTGCTGTAGTTAATATTTATTCTGAGGATATTCAAGTCAATCCGACTTATGGTCGTCAGTCACGAAAAGTAACCTTAGGTAGTGGTGTGATTATGCACAGCCAAGGCTACATATTAACCAATTATCACGTTGTGCAAAGCGCAGATTTAATCGTCGTTGTATTGCAACGTGGTCAAGAATTACATGCTGAACTCATTGGTTACGATGTTTTAACTGATCTCGCAGTTCTAAAAGTGCAAGCGAACAATTTGCCCGTTATTCCACAAAATAATGCCTTAACAGCACAAGTAGGCGATGTTGTACTCGCCATCGGTAATCCGCTTAATTTAGGACAAACGGTTACTCAAGGCATTGTTAGCGCGACAGGCCAAAGTGGCTTAAGTACTAGCTACTTGCAATTCCTACAAATGGATGCAGCAATCAACGAGGGCAACTCAGGTGGTGCGCTTATAAACTCTAATGGCGAGTTAGTGGGCATTAACTCACGAAAATTTACTCAAGCAAACCCTAACCTAAATATTCAAGGCATCTTTTTTGCCGTGCCTTATCAACTAGCACATAAAATTATGCTAAAAATCATTGAGCATGGCAGAGTTATTCGTGGTTGGTTAGGCGTTGAGGCTAACGACTCCCTAACGAGTCTTAAAGGTTTTGTTATTGGTAATGTTACGCCCTATAGCCCAGCAATGAAAGCAGGTTTACAATCAGGCGATCTCGTTTATCAAATTGGCTCTATGCAATTACAAAACGCAAAACAAGGCTTAGATGTTGTCGCAGAAGCAGCACCTGGAAGTGTATTGAGTTTTATGGTGTCTCGCGATAATCAACAATTAACAATACCTGTTACCATCGCTGAAGTGCCAAAATCGCTTGAGTCCTTACCTGAGAATTAA
- a CDS encoding molybdopterin cofactor-binding domain-containing protein, translating into MQNIKDAKNNVSLSRRRFLIGTVSSTLVMAFAPLASAASLTKSPQETLASKLFSPNVWFEINTVGEVNINIAKAEMGQHIGTALARVVADELGADWSKVSITHVDTDPKWGYMVTGGSWSVFQTFKPLSQAGAAGRIALIAAAAKILQCPVEQCRVENGAVLCQDKSISFGDIVAKGIFNQALTPEEIDALPLKPASKRTLVGKPGGALDIPAKTNGSAVYGIDVELKGMVYARPIIPPTRYGSKILSVDDSAAKKVKGYLGHHILQDPSNNIQGWIAVEADSYYGAIKAGDALQVEYEAGKTTKVSEQDIIEEGERLVADKSAGGLFVNEGDFSIVNSKATKSIDAIYRTHTALHFALEPLNATVEEKAGKWHIYTGNQWQSLTLPAIAKALQVADEDVVMHQQYLGGGFGRRLFGDYAIPAALTAKAIGKPVKMVFTREDDSRFDQPRSPSVASFRAVFDQSNQLTGMEHVFAAGWPTLSMAPGFMPESLDKKINLDPFSTSGADHWYSMDNHRARAVNNALAQQTILPGWLRSVGQGWIVWGLESFIDEIAHEMKVDPIDLRLSMLDGLGKQAGKAPESVGGAKRLASVLNRLKQKTKHVKLAKNEGIGIAISAGQERTMPAWMACAAQVHVEPGSGKITVKKLTMIADAGVIIHPDGALAQVQGSMLWGTSLALHEQSPIENGQVSNINLNTYSPLRMADMPELDIEFIESEEFPVGLGEPGVLAIAPAIANAIFQITGVRVRDLPITSAAIKQA; encoded by the coding sequence ATGCAAAATATTAAAGATGCAAAAAATAATGTCAGCTTATCTCGACGTCGATTTTTAATTGGTACGGTTAGCAGTACGCTGGTTATGGCTTTTGCGCCCCTCGCTAGTGCTGCAAGTTTAACTAAAAGTCCGCAAGAAACGCTGGCAAGTAAATTATTTTCTCCAAATGTTTGGTTTGAAATTAACACTGTAGGTGAAGTTAATATCAATATTGCTAAAGCAGAAATGGGCCAACATATTGGTACAGCATTAGCACGTGTTGTTGCTGATGAATTAGGTGCAGATTGGTCTAAAGTTTCAATAACTCATGTAGATACCGATCCTAAATGGGGTTATATGGTCACGGGCGGCTCATGGTCAGTTTTTCAAACCTTTAAGCCTCTTTCACAAGCCGGTGCTGCAGGGCGTATTGCTTTAATAGCCGCCGCAGCGAAAATATTACAGTGTCCTGTTGAGCAATGTCGCGTAGAGAATGGCGCAGTACTTTGCCAAGATAAATCGATTAGCTTTGGTGACATTGTTGCTAAAGGTATATTTAATCAAGCTCTTACTCCAGAAGAAATTGACGCGCTGCCACTAAAACCAGCCAGTAAAAGAACATTAGTGGGTAAGCCAGGAGGAGCACTTGATATTCCAGCTAAAACTAACGGTTCAGCAGTTTACGGTATTGATGTGGAATTGAAAGGCATGGTCTATGCTCGTCCAATTATTCCTCCAACACGCTATGGCAGCAAAATACTGAGTGTTGATGACAGTGCAGCTAAAAAGGTTAAAGGTTATTTGGGCCATCATATCCTGCAAGATCCTAGCAACAATATTCAAGGCTGGATTGCTGTAGAAGCTGACAGTTATTATGGCGCAATTAAGGCTGGTGATGCTTTACAGGTAGAATATGAAGCAGGGAAAACTACGAAAGTTAGTGAGCAAGACATTATTGAAGAAGGCGAACGTTTAGTCGCCGATAAAAGCGCTGGTGGACTATTTGTTAACGAAGGTGACTTCTCAATAGTCAACAGTAAAGCCACTAAGTCTATTGATGCTATTTATCGCACCCACACCGCATTACATTTTGCATTAGAACCATTGAATGCCACCGTTGAAGAAAAAGCAGGTAAATGGCACATTTATACAGGTAATCAATGGCAGTCTTTAACCTTACCTGCCATTGCCAAGGCACTACAAGTTGCTGATGAAGATGTAGTTATGCATCAACAGTACTTAGGAGGTGGATTTGGCCGACGTTTATTCGGCGATTATGCCATTCCTGCTGCGTTAACAGCTAAAGCCATTGGTAAGCCAGTTAAAATGGTATTTACCCGCGAAGATGACTCACGATTCGATCAACCAAGATCTCCGTCTGTGGCTTCATTTCGCGCTGTGTTTGATCAGAGTAATCAATTAACGGGCATGGAACATGTATTTGCGGCTGGTTGGCCAACGTTATCGATGGCGCCTGGCTTTATGCCTGAGAGCTTAGATAAAAAAATCAATTTAGACCCTTTTTCAACGAGTGGCGCCGATCATTGGTACAGCATGGACAATCACCGAGCGCGAGCAGTTAATAACGCTTTAGCACAGCAAACAATTTTACCCGGTTGGTTAAGATCAGTAGGACAAGGTTGGATTGTTTGGGGACTGGAGTCTTTTATAGATGAAATTGCTCATGAAATGAAAGTGGACCCTATTGATTTGCGCCTATCTATGCTCGACGGTTTAGGTAAACAAGCAGGTAAAGCACCAGAAAGTGTTGGTGGTGCCAAACGTTTAGCCAGTGTTTTGAATAGACTGAAGCAAAAAACCAAACATGTTAAGTTAGCTAAAAACGAAGGCATTGGTATCGCGATCAGTGCCGGACAAGAACGTACGATGCCAGCTTGGATGGCCTGTGCTGCTCAAGTCCATGTCGAACCTGGTTCAGGTAAAATAACCGTTAAGAAATTAACCATGATTGCTGACGCTGGCGTGATTATTCATCCTGATGGCGCCTTGGCGCAAGTACAAGGTTCAATGCTTTGGGGCACAAGTTTAGCGTTACATGAACAAAGCCCAATAGAAAATGGCCAAGTGAGTAACATAAACTTAAATACCTACTCCCCTCTACGCATGGCTGATATGCCTGAGTTAGATATTGAGTTTATTGAAAGTGAAGAGTTTCCTGTTGGTTTAGGCGAACCTGGCGTGCTGGCTATAGCGCCCGCTATAGCCAACGCCATATTTCAAATAACAGGCGTTCGAGTGCGTGATTTACCTATTACGTCAGCGGCAATAAAACAGGCATAA
- a CDS encoding (2Fe-2S)-binding protein: MIAFKLNGKDVSSTAEADTPLLWVIRDEFGFKGTKFGCGIGMCGACTVHVDGAAVRTCSFPLVAAKNKNITTIEGLDNKHPLQQTWIDEQVPQCGYCQSGQIMQAATLLANNATPSDQEIVDHMTGNLCRCMAYARIKSAIKSAADVMSADVQYFDPTSSTQQS, from the coding sequence ATGATTGCATTCAAGTTAAATGGCAAGGATGTGTCCTCGACTGCCGAAGCCGACACACCATTATTATGGGTAATACGCGATGAGTTTGGCTTTAAGGGGACAAAATTTGGCTGTGGTATTGGTATGTGTGGGGCCTGCACAGTACATGTCGATGGTGCTGCAGTCAGAACATGTTCTTTTCCGTTAGTTGCAGCAAAAAATAAGAATATAACCACCATTGAAGGTTTAGATAATAAACACCCATTGCAACAAACATGGATTGATGAGCAAGTGCCTCAGTGTGGCTACTGTCAGTCAGGACAGATAATGCAAGCGGCGACGCTATTAGCAAATAACGCAACGCCTAGCGATCAAGAGATAGTCGATCATATGACAGGTAACCTCTGTCGTTGTATGGCCTATGCTCGCATAAAAAGTGCGATTAAAAGTGCTGCCGATGTTATGTCCGCAGACGTTCAGTACTTTGATCCTACCTCTTCAACACAGCAATCATAA